A region from the Pseudomonas promysalinigenes genome encodes:
- a CDS encoding HlyC/CorC family transporter, with translation MSEDRSSNGQKSWLGKLTQAFAHEPKNRQELLELLREAHQNKLLDSEALTIVEGAIQVADLQVRDIMVPRSQMISIKATQSPREFLPAVIDAAHSRYPVIGESHDDVLGILLAKDLLPLILKENGDSFNIKDLLRPATFVPESKRLNVLLREFRANHNHMAIVIDEYGGVAGLVTIEDVLEQIVGDIEDEHDVEEDSYIKPLPSGDFLVKALTPIDNFNEFFDSGFSDDEFDTVGGLVMSAFGHLPKRNETTEIGAYKFRILNADSRRIHLLRLTPITR, from the coding sequence ATGAGCGAAGATCGATCGAGCAACGGGCAAAAGTCCTGGCTGGGTAAACTGACCCAGGCTTTTGCCCATGAGCCGAAAAACCGCCAGGAGCTCCTTGAGCTGCTGCGCGAAGCCCATCAGAACAAGCTGCTCGACAGCGAAGCGCTGACCATCGTCGAGGGTGCCATCCAGGTTGCAGACCTGCAGGTTCGCGACATCATGGTTCCGCGTTCGCAAATGATCAGCATCAAGGCGACCCAATCGCCGCGCGAATTCCTGCCGGCGGTCATCGACGCCGCCCACTCGCGCTACCCGGTGATCGGCGAAAGCCATGACGATGTGCTCGGGATCCTGCTGGCCAAGGACCTGCTGCCGCTGATCCTCAAGGAGAACGGCGACAGCTTCAACATCAAGGACTTGCTGCGCCCGGCCACCTTCGTGCCGGAGTCCAAACGCCTGAACGTGCTGCTGCGCGAATTTCGCGCCAACCACAACCACATGGCCATCGTTATCGACGAATACGGCGGCGTGGCCGGGCTGGTGACCATCGAGGACGTGCTGGAGCAGATCGTCGGCGATATCGAAGACGAGCATGACGTCGAAGAAGACAGCTACATCAAGCCGCTGCCAAGTGGCGACTTCCTGGTCAAGGCGTTGACCCCGATCGACAACTTCAATGAGTTCTTCGACAGCGGGTTCTCCGATGACGAGTTCGACACCGTTGGCGGCTTGGTGATGAGCGCCTTCGGCCACCTGCCCAAGCGTAATGAAACCACCGAGATCGGCGCCTACAAGTTCCGTATTCTCAACGCCGACAGCCGGCGGATACACTTGCTGCGACTGACCCCGATCACCCGTTAA
- the lnt gene encoding apolipoprotein N-acyltransferase, whose translation MRWITRPGWPGNLLALAAGASTLLALAPFDIWPVALLSIALLYLGLRELNPRQAMWRGWWFGFGLYGAGTWWIYVSMNTYGGASPLLAIALLLAFFAALAWFFALPTWLWARWLRRNEAPLADALCFAALWLLQEAFRGWFLTGFPWLYAGYSQLDGPLAGLAPLGGVWLVSFTLALTAALLCNLHRLRQRPSFLAVGVVLLLAPWVIGMALKGHAWTTPAGDPLKVAALQGNVEQDLKWDPAHIDAQLALYRDMSFRSKPVDLLVWPETAVPVLKDQAQGYIDVMGRFAADRHSALITGVPVREIVHRQRRFYNGVTVTGEGDGTYLKQKLVPFGEYVPLQDMLRGAIEFFNLPMSDFARGPEDQPLLQAKGYQVAPFICYEVVYPEFAAGLAARSDLLLTISNDTWFGTSIGPLQHLQMAQMRALEAGRWMIRATNNGVTALIDPFGKITAQVPQFQRAVLYGDVVPMQQLTPYLQWRSWPLAILCVLLLGWALLAGRIAKTV comes from the coding sequence ATGCGTTGGATCACCCGCCCCGGCTGGCCCGGTAACCTGCTGGCCTTGGCGGCCGGCGCATCGACGCTCCTGGCCCTGGCACCGTTCGATATCTGGCCGGTGGCTTTGTTGTCCATTGCCCTGCTGTACCTGGGCCTACGAGAACTCAACCCACGCCAGGCCATGTGGCGCGGCTGGTGGTTCGGTTTCGGCCTGTATGGTGCCGGCACCTGGTGGATCTATGTCAGCATGAACACCTACGGCGGCGCTTCGCCTTTGTTGGCGATCGCACTGCTGTTGGCATTCTTCGCCGCCCTCGCCTGGTTCTTCGCCTTGCCCACTTGGTTATGGGCGCGCTGGTTGCGGCGCAACGAGGCGCCGCTGGCAGATGCCTTGTGCTTTGCCGCGCTGTGGCTGTTGCAGGAGGCGTTCCGGGGCTGGTTCCTCACCGGTTTCCCCTGGCTCTACGCCGGCTACAGCCAGCTCGACGGTCCCCTTGCCGGCCTGGCACCGCTGGGCGGGGTGTGGCTGGTTTCCTTCACCTTGGCATTGACCGCTGCGCTGCTGTGCAACCTGCACCGTCTGCGCCAACGCCCGTCGTTCCTGGCTGTGGGTGTGGTGCTGCTGTTAGCGCCTTGGGTGATCGGCATGGCCCTTAAGGGCCACGCCTGGACCACGCCTGCGGGCGACCCCTTGAAGGTCGCGGCCCTGCAGGGCAATGTCGAGCAGGATCTGAAATGGGACCCAGCCCACATCGATGCGCAACTGGCGCTGTACCGCGACATGAGCTTCAGGTCCAAGCCGGTCGACCTGCTGGTGTGGCCGGAAACCGCCGTGCCGGTACTCAAGGACCAGGCCCAGGGCTATATCGACGTGATGGGGCGTTTTGCCGCCGACCGGCATTCGGCGCTGATCACCGGCGTGCCCGTACGTGAGATCGTGCATCGCCAGCGCCGCTTCTACAACGGCGTAACGGTGACCGGCGAAGGCGACGGCACCTACCTCAAGCAAAAGCTGGTGCCTTTCGGCGAGTATGTACCGCTGCAGGACATGCTGCGCGGCGCGATCGAGTTCTTCAACCTGCCGATGTCCGACTTTGCCCGTGGCCCTGAAGACCAGCCCTTGCTGCAAGCCAAGGGTTACCAGGTTGCACCATTCATCTGCTACGAAGTGGTCTACCCAGAATTCGCAGCGGGCCTTGCGGCGCGCAGCGATCTGCTGCTGACCATCAGCAACGATACCTGGTTCGGCACTTCGATCGGCCCGCTGCAACACTTGCAGATGGCACAGATGCGCGCACTGGAGGCTGGCCGTTGGATGATCCGAGCCACCAACAACGGCGTAACCGCGCTGATCGACCCGTTTGGCAAGATCACCGCGCAAGTGCCGCAGTTCCAGCGGGCGGTATTGTATGGAGACGTGGTGCCGATGCAGCAACTGACGCCCTACCTGCAATGGCGCTCCTGGCCGCTGGCGATCCTGTGCGTACTGTTGCTGGGCTGGGCGCTGCTGGCAGGCCGTATCGCCAAGACCGTCTGA
- a CDS encoding DUF1820 family protein, producing MSKREPAIYKVIFLNQGQVFEMYAKQIYQSDLWGFLEIEEFVFGERTQVVVDPSEEKLKNQFEGVIRSFVPMHSIVRIDEVERLGTAKISEAKAGGNVMPFPMPMPER from the coding sequence ATGAGCAAACGTGAACCTGCCATCTATAAAGTGATCTTCCTCAATCAGGGGCAGGTCTTCGAAATGTATGCCAAACAGATCTATCAGAGCGACCTGTGGGGCTTTCTGGAAATCGAGGAGTTCGTGTTCGGCGAGCGCACCCAAGTGGTGGTCGACCCCAGCGAAGAGAAGCTCAAGAACCAGTTCGAAGGGGTGATTCGCAGCTTCGTACCCATGCACTCGATCGTGCGTATCGACGAAGTGGAGCGGCTTGGCACTGCCAAGATCAGCGAAGCCAAGGCCGGCGGCAACGTCATGCCATTCCCGATGCCCATGCCGGAGCGCTGA
- the ybeY gene encoding rRNA maturation RNase YbeY gives MLELDLQRATDAAAPDDAAFRRWCELALRQRSADSEMTIRLVDEAEGRELNHTYRHKDYATNVLSFPADVPDDLLDIPLLGDLVICVPVVEREAAEQGKALQAHWAHLVIHGCLHLLGYDHIEDDEAEEMEALERELLAELGHPDPYADDENEPLTH, from the coding sequence ATGCTTGAGCTCGATTTGCAAAGGGCTACGGACGCTGCCGCCCCGGATGACGCTGCTTTCCGCCGCTGGTGCGAGCTGGCCTTGCGCCAGCGCAGCGCCGATTCCGAGATGACCATTCGTCTGGTCGACGAAGCCGAAGGCCGCGAACTAAATCACACCTATCGGCACAAAGATTACGCGACCAACGTCCTGTCGTTCCCGGCGGACGTACCCGACGATCTGCTGGATATCCCACTGTTGGGGGATCTGGTGATTTGCGTGCCAGTGGTCGAGCGCGAGGCTGCCGAACAGGGCAAAGCCTTGCAAGCCCACTGGGCACACCTGGTAATTCACGGCTGCCTGCACCTACTCGGCTACGACCACATCGAGGACGATGAGGCCGAGGAAATGGAAGCGCTGGAACGGGAATTGCTGGCAGAACTGGGTCACCCCGACCCCTATGCCGACGATGAAAACGAACCTCTCACACACTGA
- a CDS encoding PhoH family protein — protein MNAPIQPHRFILEPFEAHRFANLCGQFDEHLRLIEQRLAIEIRNRGNQFELIGEPKTTSAAEQLLRRLYREAKATELSPETVHLYLQESTVENIDNPAVNEVSVSLRTRKGNIRPRGVNQQRYVKEILGNDINFGIGPAGTGKTYLAVACAVDALEREQVRRILLVRPAVEAGEKLGFLPGDLAQKIDPYLRPLYDALYEMLGFEHVAKLIERQVIEIAPLAYMRGRTLNNSFIILDESQNTTLEQMKMFLTRIGFGSTAVITGDITQVDLPRGTKSGLAHVIEVLKDVPGISFTHFQPKDVVRHPLVQRIVEAYDRFDARQAKPEAPGKDA, from the coding sequence TTGAACGCACCCATACAACCTCATCGTTTCATCCTCGAACCTTTCGAGGCCCACCGTTTCGCCAATTTGTGCGGCCAGTTCGACGAGCACCTGCGCCTGATCGAACAACGCCTGGCTATCGAAATCCGCAACCGCGGCAACCAATTCGAGCTGATCGGCGAACCCAAGACCACCTCCGCTGCCGAGCAACTGCTGCGCCGTCTCTACCGTGAGGCCAAGGCCACCGAGTTGTCGCCGGAAACCGTGCACCTGTACCTGCAGGAGTCGACGGTCGAGAACATCGACAACCCGGCGGTGAATGAAGTGAGCGTTTCGTTGCGCACGCGCAAGGGCAACATCCGCCCGCGCGGCGTCAACCAGCAGCGTTACGTCAAGGAAATCCTGGGCAACGACATCAACTTCGGCATTGGCCCTGCGGGTACCGGCAAGACGTATCTCGCCGTGGCCTGCGCCGTCGATGCCCTGGAACGCGAGCAGGTGCGCCGCATCCTGCTGGTGCGCCCAGCTGTTGAAGCGGGTGAAAAGCTCGGCTTCCTGCCCGGCGACCTGGCTCAGAAGATCGACCCGTATCTGCGCCCGCTGTACGACGCGCTGTACGAGATGCTCGGCTTCGAGCACGTGGCCAAGCTGATCGAGCGCCAGGTGATCGAGATCGCCCCGCTGGCCTACATGCGCGGCCGCACACTGAACAACAGCTTCATCATCCTTGACGAGAGCCAGAACACCACCCTCGAGCAGATGAAGATGTTCCTCACCCGCATCGGCTTCGGCTCCACGGCGGTGATCACCGGTGACATCACCCAGGTCGATCTGCCGCGTGGCACCAAGTCGGGCCTGGCCCATGTGATCGAGGTGCTCAAGGACGTGCCGGGCATCAGCTTCACCCACTTCCAACCCAAGGATGTGGTTCGTCACCCACTGGTACAGCGTATCGTCGAAGCCTATGACCGCTTCGATGCCCGTCAGGCCAAGCCCGAGGCGCCCGGCAAAGATGCTTGA